The following are encoded together in the Lathyrus oleraceus cultivar Zhongwan6 chromosome 3, CAAS_Psat_ZW6_1.0, whole genome shotgun sequence genome:
- the LOC127129937 gene encoding GDSL esterase/lipase At5g03610 — protein MDFFPFLLSFIFIILHLSGQRFVQGEVDIQRKHHHHKERITKLFVFGDSYADTGNINSSLVPSRNEPYGVTFPGKPSGHFSDGRVLTDYIAKYLKVKSPASYTIRKHLAPHHLKNGMNFAFGGTGVFETLNQGPNMTTQISFFEKAIQDKVFTTSNIRKSVALVSIAGNDYTFYNFKNGFIQGLPSFISSVVNQTIKNVLRIKELGVKKVIISNLQPVGCLPSETVSSSFKECNETSNNLLVAYHNTLLTEAVKKLNQKIKDHSSSPFIVLDLYDSFMSVLKNPSTYNIKNELEPCCVGVSSNYFCGMVVEKVKKYTVCDNPKSAFFWDLGHPTDAGWRAVYTRLGITNALKHIHDH, from the exons ATGGATTTCTTTCCCTTTCTCCTCtctttcattttcatcattcttCATCTCTCAG GACAAAGATTTGTACAAGGTGAGGTTGATATTCAACGTAAACACCATCATCATAAAGAGCGTATAACAAAATTATTTGTGTTTGGAGATTCATATGCTGACACAGGTAACATCAACAGTAGTCTTGTTCCTTCCCGGAACGAACCTTATGGTGTCACCTTTCCCGGCAAACCCTCCGGTCATTTCTCTGACGGCAGAGTCCTCACCGACTACATTG CCAAGTATTTGAAAGTGAAATCACCAGCATCATATACAATAAGAAAACATTTGGCACCACATCATTTGAAAAATGGAATGAACTTTGCATTTGGTGGTACTGGTGTGTTTGAGACACTGAATCAAGGTCCAAACATGACAACTCAGATCAGTTTTTTTGAAAAGGCAATACAAGACAAAGTATTCACAACATCAAATATTAGAAAATCAGTTGCTCTTGTTTCTATAGCTGGAAACGACTACACTTTTTACAATTTCAAAAATGGCTTTATTCAG GGTTTACCATCATTCATATCGTCCGTGGTTAATCAAACAATCAAAAACGTGCTTCGTATCAAAGAATTAGGAGTGAAAAAAGTGATTATTTCAAATCTACAACCAGTGGGATGTCTACCTTCAGAAACCgtttcatcatcattcaaagaatGCAATGAAACATCTAACAACCTCCTCGTAGCTTACCATAACACCCTGTTAACCGAAGCTGTCAAAAAATTGAACCAAAAAATTAAGGATCATTCTTCATCACCCTTTATAGTTCTTGATCTATACGATAGTTTCATGTCGGTGTTGAAGAATCCATCCACATACAATATTAAGAATGAGTTAGAACCTTGTTGTGTTGGAGTGAGTAGTAATTATTTTTGCGGAATGGTTGTGGAGAAGGTTAAGAAGTATACGGTTTGTGACAATCCTAAATCTGCTTTCTTTTGGGATTTGGGTCATCCTACTGATGCTGGATGGCGTGCTGTTTATACCAGACTAGGAATAACGAATGCTCTTAAACATATTCATGATCATTAG